A genomic region of Pyrus communis chromosome 14, drPyrComm1.1, whole genome shotgun sequence contains the following coding sequences:
- the LOC137716413 gene encoding FH protein interacting protein FIP2-like, producing the protein MPEVSDSSSLVHLNVGGKKFCTTVGTLTQRQPDSMLAAMFSSRHTLRKDKKGHVFIDRDGEHFRHILNWLRDGEIPKLEDSQYAELVKEAKYYLLLDLVDGILDVLDSKEDTASDADFTRTDVIKYIHSQKSCRCSSNKNYFQGVNLSGHNLSKLDLSEVNFSSACLRNVSFSDANLQSANFKHVDAEGATFDDANLCGSTFYGANLRGASFVGAKNFDLYDLSGASGVEYCRL; encoded by the coding sequence ATGCCAGAGGTCTCTGATTCTTCATCCTTGGTTCACCTCAATGTGGGAGGAAAGAAGTTTTGCACCACCGTCGGTACTCTAACTCAGCGTCAACCCGACTCCATGCTTGCTGCAATGTTCAGCAGTCGACACACTTTGCGCAAAGATAAGAAGGGACACGTTTTCATCGATAGGGATGGCGAACATTTCCGGCACATTCTTAATTGGTTAAGAGACGGCGAGATTCCTAAATTAGAAGATTCTCAATATGCAGAACTTGTTAAGGAGGCAAAATACTATCTACTACTTGATTTAGTTGATGGAATACTTGATGTCCTTGATAGTAAGGAAGATACTGCGTCGGATGCAGATTTTACACGCACCGACGTTATCAAGTACATACACTCACAGAAGTCGTGTAGATGCTCGTCTAATAAGAATTATTTTCAAGGGGTCAATCTTTCTGGCCATAATCTTTCAAAATTGGACCTGTCAGAAGTTAACTTCAGCTCTGCATGTTTGAGAAATGTGAGTTTTTCAGATGCAAATCTTCAATCTGCTAATTTCAAGCATGTGGATGCCGAAGGTGCTACTTTTGACGATGCCAATTTGTGTGGTTCTACTTTTTATGGAGCAAATCTACGAGGAGCGTCTTTTGTGGGTGCCAAAAACTTCGATCTCTACGATCTCTCTGGGGCATCTGGTGTCGAATATTGTAGGCTCTGA
- the LOC137714724 gene encoding FH protein interacting protein FIP2-like — protein sequence MAEDCDSSSLVHLNVGGNKFSTTVGTLTQRQPDSMLAAMFSVRHTLRQDKEGYVFIDRDGKHFRHILNWLRDGEIPKLEASQYAELVKEAKYYQLLGLVDGILDVLYSKEDKKLEADFTRAEVINYIYSMKWSSRMDNGITMHYFGGVNLSGLNLSKLDLSYVDFSHACLRHVCFSGACIRMSNFNYADVEGATFDNAYLGGSTFSEANLRGASFVGVEHYNLAGASCVEDCRY from the coding sequence ATGGCAGAGGACTGTGATTCTTCATCCTTGGTTCACCTCAATGTGGGAGGAAATAAGTTTTCCACCACCGTCGGTACTCTAACTCAGCGTCAACCCGACTCCATGCTTGCTGCAATGTTTAGCGTTCGACACACTTTGCGCCAAGATAAAGAGGGATATGTTTTTATCGATAGGGATGGCAAACATTTTCGGCACATTCTTAACTGGTTAAGAGACGGTGAGATTCCTAAATTAGAAGCTTCCCAATATGCAGAACTTGTTAAGGAGGCAAAGTACTATCAACTACTAGGGTTAGTAGATGGAATACTTGATGTCCTGTACAGTAAGGAAGATAAGAAGTTGGAGGCAGATTTTACCCGTGCCGAGGTTATCAACTACATATATTCAATGAAGTGGTCTAGTCGCATGGATAATGGCATAACTATGCATTATTTTGGAGGGGTTAATCTTTCTGGCCTTAATCTTTCAAAATTGGACCTGTCATATGTTGACTTCAGCCATGCATGTCTGAGACACGTGTGTTTCTCAGGTGCATGTATTCGAATGTCTAATTTCAACTACGCTGATGTTGAAGGTGCTACCTTTGACAATGCATATTTGGGTGGTTCTACTTTTTCTGAAGCAAATCTTCGAGGAGCTTCTTTTGTGGGTGTTGAACACTACAATCTCGCTGGGGCATCTTGCGTGGAAGATTGTAGGTACTGA
- the LOC137714228 gene encoding FH protein interacting protein FIP2-like, translating to MAGDCDSSSLVHLNVGGKKFSTTVGTLTQSEPDSMLAAMFSGPHTLRQDKKGYVFIDRDGEHFRHILNWLRDGEIPKLEASQYAELVMEAKYYQLLGLFVGILVLKSKEDKKLDADFTHAEVINYIHSGKWTRGLRNRVHYFRGVNLSGFNLSKLDLSNVDFGYACLRHVCFSGADILNSNFNCADAEDATFDNANVRSSTFSEANLRGASFVGAKNFDLGRSSCVEDCKGLMYPMFGFL from the coding sequence ATGGCAGGGGACTGTGATTCTTCATCCTTGGTTCACCTCAATGTGGGAGGAAAGAAGTTTTCCACCACCGTCGGTACTCTAACTCAGAGCGAACCCGATTCCATGCTTGCTGCAATGTTTAGCGGTCCACACACTTTGCGCCAAGATAAGAAGGGATATGTTTTTATCGATAGGGATGGCGAACATTTTCGGCACATTCTTAACTGGTTAAGAGACGGTGAGATTCCTAAATTAGAAGCTTCCCAATATGCAGAACTTGTTATGGAGGCAAAATACTATCAACTACTAGGGTTATTTGTTGGAATACTTGTCCTTAAGAGTAAGGAAGATAAGAAGTTGGATGCAGATTTTACCCATGCCGAGGTTATCAACTACATACATTCAGGGAAGTGGACTAGAGGCCTGCGTAATCGTGTGCATTATTTTCGAGGGGTTAATCTTTCTGGCTTTAATCTTTCAAAACTGGACCTGTCAAATGTCGACTTCGGCTATGCATGTCTGAGACACGTGTGTTTCTCAGGTGCAGATATTctaaattccaatttcaactgcGCTGATGCTGAAGATGCTACCTTTGACAATGCAAATGTGCGTAGTTCTACTTTTTCTGAAGCAAATCTTCGAGGAGCTTCTTTTGTGGGTGCTAAAAACTTCGATCTCGGCCGGTCATCTTGCGTGGAAGATTGCAAAGGGTTGATGTATCCTATGTTTGGCTTTTTGTGA
- the LOC137715983 gene encoding FH protein interacting protein FIP2-like, whose protein sequence is MAQDCDSSSLVHLNVGGKKFSTTVDTLTQRQPDSMLAAMFSGRHTLRQDKKGYVFIDRDGEHFRHILNWLRDGEIPKLEASQYAELVKEAKYYQLLGLVDGILDVLNSKEDKKLDADFTRAEVINHIYSTKKWSTRLDNGTFKLYFRGVNLSGLNLSKLDLSNVNFSYACLRHVCFSGANILGSNFNYADAEGATFDNACLVGSTFSEANLRGASFVGAERYNLAGASCVEDCRY, encoded by the coding sequence ATGGCACAGGACTGCGATTCTTCATCCTTGGTTCACCTCAATGTGGGAGGGAAGAAGTTTTCCACCACCGTCGATACTCTAACTCAGCGTCAACCCGACTCCATGCTTGCTGCAATGTTTAGCGGTCGACACACTTTGCGCCAAGATAAGAAGGGATATGTTTTTATCGATAGGGATGGGGAACATTTTCGGCACATTCTTAACTGGTTAAGAGACGGTGAGATTCCTAAATTAGAAGCTTCCCAATATGCAGAACTTGTTAAGGAGGCAAAGTACTATCAACTACTTGGGTTAGTTGATGGAATACTTGATGTCCTGAACAGTAAGGAAGATAAGAAGTTGGATGCAGATTTTACCCGTGCCGAGGTTATCAACCACATATATTCAACAAAGAAGTGGTCTACACGCTTGGATAATGGCACATTTAAGCTTTATTTTCGAGGGGTTAATCTTTCTGGCCTTAATCTTTCAAAACTGGACCTGTCAAATGTCAACTTCAGCTATGCATGTCTGAGACACGTGTGTTTTTCAGGTGCAAATATTCTAGGTTCTAATTTCAACTACGCTGATGCTGAAGGTGCTACCTTTGACAATGCATGTTTGGTCGGTTCTACTTTTTCTGAAGCAAATCTTCGAGGAGCTTCTTTTGTGGGTGCTGAACGCTACAATCTAGCTGGGGCATCTTGCGTGGAAGATTGTAGGTACTGA
- the LOC137715637 gene encoding uncharacterized protein has protein sequence MARAIWFASLGIRGQGNSSVCFRDWVTKLVHDSSKLTFDLVLTTLWSLWRAHNDLLWKGTITHLRDVALRAEEWMLAFRHYHSPSKMVSIHTIQKWSPPDIGFLKCNFNGAWDERLRKGGVRVIIRNCSGEFFAGLAAVEEDVGSALQVELLAAR, from the coding sequence ATGGCTCGAGCAATATGGTTCGCGAGTTTGGGCATTAGAGGCCAAGGTAATTCATCAGTATGTTTCAGAGATTGGGTAACTAAGCTTGTTCATGATTCCTCCAAGTTGACTTTTGACTTGGTGTTGACAACTCTATGGAGCCTTTGGAGAGCTCACAATGATCTTTTGTGGAAAGGTACAATCACTCACTTGCGTGATGTGGCTTTGAGAGCCGAGGAATGGATGCTTGCTTTTAGGCACTATCACTCTCCTAGCAAAATGGTATCGATACATACCATACAAAAGTGGTCTCCTCCTGACATAGGTTTCTTGAAGTGTAACTTCAATGGTGCTTGGGATGAGAGATTGAGGAAAGGTGGTGTTCGGGTGATTATTCGCAACTGTAGTGGTGAATTTTTTGCGGGTCTTGCGGCTGTGGAGGAAGATGTCGGTTCGGCTCTACAAGTAGAGCTCTTGGCAGCTCGGTGA